The window AGAGCAAGCTCGAAGAGCTTCGCATCGCTCGGCGCGAGATGCAGCTCAAGCTCAAGAACACCATCGATCTCTTCCAGCACATCCTCGAAGCGGACATGGAGGACGAGCGCGAGACCGCCATCGTCCGCACCATGCCGCTGAAGAAGAAAGAGGCTTGATCCCGTCGTCGGCGCGCCGCTGGTTCTTCGGCTATCGCGCCGATCTCGACCTCGCGGATCCCTGGGTCGTCGGCCGGTTGCTCGAAGAAGGCGACGGCCGGGACCTGCAAGCTCTCCTGCAACGCCTGGGACCGAACGGTCTCGCGGGCTGGTGGCACGACCATCGCGGTCGTGGCCTGTCGCGTCGTAGCAAAGCCTTTTGGCGCCTTCTCCTCGAAGCACCGGAGGCAGACGAAACGGCCGGGGATGCCGCCGGCGAGGAGCTTTGGCCGCTGTGAGCGCCTCTGGATCCCTCGAGACGGTGAGCGAGCGCCTTCTCCAAACCCTCGGTGAGCGTCCCTGGAAGGACGACTTCTACCTCGCCGGCTCGGCGGCCCTGTCGCTGCATCTGTCGCACCGGCCGGTGCGCGACCTCGATCTGATGACGCGCCACAACCGGCTCGCCAGCCGGGAGCGCCGGGCCTTGCTCGAGGACTTCCTGCGCTTCGATTCGGCGATGATGGTCGAGACGGCGCGGGACGGCTATCTGTCGGCGAGGACCGGCGAAGGGATTGGCCTCAAGCTGTTCTACTACCCGTACCCGCGCCTGGCTGCGGACGACGAGCGGCTCGCCGGCAATCCTGGCTCCTTGGTGGTGGCCTCGTTGCTCGATCTCGGCCTGATGAAGATCGCCGCCATCATCAGCCGCGGCTCCCTGCGTGACTTCCTCGACCTCTACGGCCTCTGCCAGCGGTTGCCCCTGGAAGAGCTGCTGGCGCGCTCGCCGGAAAAATTCTCGCGCGTGCGCGACTTTCCCCTCCAGGCCCTCAAGGGCCTCGCCGACTGGTCGGTGGCGCGTGATCAGCCGTTGCCGGCCTGGCATCGCCAACCCGACCTCGCCGTCGTCGAAAGCTGGTTTCGGGACCAGGTCCGCACCCTCGGCCGACGCCACGTCGGCTGGACCGGCTGCTGAACAAGCCGCATTCGCGGCTTGTTCAGCAGCCGCTGTTTGTTTCAGGGGCGCCCGGCCAGGGGGGCTAAAGGCGCCCCCCTCAGGCCTGCGCGGCCCGGCGACGCACATGTCGTGCGCCATCACCCCCGATCCAGGGCGGCCCCGACCTCGGCGCCTTCGGCGCCGCCCTCGCCCTGATCGGGCTCGGGAGCCCTAGGCATCTTTCATCCCCAAGGGCACTCGAGCGCGACGAAGACTGAGGGCCCTCGACGAGGCGGCGCCGCCCTGGATTGGGGTAAGGCTCTAGCCTGCTAGTCGAAGACCGGCTTGCTGGCGGCGGCGGGCCTTAGCCAGCGTCCGAGGACCCGGCGGGCGTCGTCGGCCACCACCTGAAAGACCGGCAGGATGATCAGGGTGATGCCGGTCGCCAGCAGGATTCCGTAGGCGATCGAGACCGCCGCCGGGATCAAGTACTGGGCGTGCTCGTTGGTCTCCAGAATCAGCGGAGCGAGCCCGGCGAAGGTGGTGATCGAGGTCAGCACGATGGCCCGCAATCGCTGGCTGCCGGCATTGATCCAGGCGGTCGGGGGGTCGTCGCCGGCTTGCCGCCGGCGATTGAACAGGGCGACCAGCAGCAGGCTGTCGTTGACCACGATGCCGCTGAGGGCGAGGAGCCCGAAGAAGGAGAGAATGCTCATCGGCAGACCGTGGATCCAGTGCCCCAGGATGGCGCCGAGAATGCCGAAGGGAATCACCGCCATGATCAGAATCGGCTGGGTGTAGGACTTCAGGGGAATCGCGATCAGGGCGTAGATGGAAGCCAGCGCCAGGGCCAGCATGAGGGCGATCGAGGCGGTGGTTTCGGCGATCTCCGCCAGCTCCCCCTCCTGGCGGATCTCGATGTCCGGGTAGCGGCTCCGCAGGGCGGGCAAGAGCTCTTCCTCGAGGCGGGCGAAGACCTCTTCCGGTGAGGAGACGGCGCGATCGACATCGGCGTCGATGGTCGAGACCCGGCGACCATCGACCCGGGTGATCGAGGCGGTGGCGGCGCGAAAGCGCGCGCTGGCGACCTGGGATAGGGGCACGGCTTCCCCGGAGGGCAGCCGAACTCGGGCCTTGGTCAGGTCGCCCGGGCTGCTGCGGTCCGACTCCGGATAGCGCACCCGCACCCGCACCTCGTCCGGGCCGCGCTGGAAGCGCTGCACCTCGTATCCCAGGAACGCCCGCTGGATCTGGTCTGCGAGGCGACCGGTGGTCAGGCCGAGGGCGCGTCCCTCGGCGGTGAGCTCGAGCTGCAGCTCGGAGCGGCCGGGGGAGAGGTTGTCGCGCACGTCGCGCACTCCGGGGATCTCCCGGAGGCCGGCGAGGATCTCGCCATGGGCCGCCGCCAGGGAAGCCTCCTCGCTGGCCGAAACCTCCAGGCTGATGGCCGGAAAGGCATCGAAGTCGGCCGAGAAGATGAGCGTCTCGGCGCCTTCGAGGTGGCCGGTTTCGAGGCGCCAAGCGTCGGCGATGTCGCGCGGTGCGAGGGTCTCGAGGTGGGGCGTCAGCTCGACCTTGACCTCGCCCGTTCGATCGCCGGTCATGTGGGTCTGAATCGAGGCGAACAGGGGGCGCTCGCCGGCGAGTCGCCGGCCGGTTCGTTCGAGGCTCGCTTCGAGGCGGGCGAGGTTGCGCTCGGTCAATCCGAAGCCGGCCGAGTCCTCCATCTCGAGGGTCGCCGTGACCAGCTCGCCGGGAATGTCCGGGAAAAAGGTCGATCGGACCCATCCGGAAGCCACCAGGCCGAGGGTGATCGCGGTCAAGACCAGGATTCCTCCGAGGGCGAGGTAGCGACGCTTCAAGGCTTGCTCGAGGAAGCCCTTGTAGTGCACCGTCAGCCGATCGAAGGCGCGCGAGAACAGGTTCTGAACCCGCGCCCACTGCCGGCCGAGGCGCGAGCCCGGGCGGTCCCCGGGGCGGAGGTGAGCCAGGTGGGCCGGCAGGATGAGCTTCGACTCGAGCAGCGAGAACAGCAGGCAGCCGGCGGTGACCAGGGCGAACTGCGAAAAGACCAGTCCGAAATCTCCCTTGACCAAACCGAGCACCGAGAAGGCGGCGACGGTGGTGAGGACGCCGAAGATGGTGGGCACCGCCACCCGGTGAACCCCGCGTACGGTGCTGGCCAGGGAGCTGCCGAGCTGCCGCTGGGTGGCGTGAATGCTCTCGCCGACGACCACCGCATCGTCGACCACCAGTCCGAGGGCGACGATCATGCCGAAGGTGGTCAGGTCGTTGAGGGAGAGGCCGAATCGATCCATCACCAGGAAGGCGCCGCCGAAGCTCACCGGCAGCCCCATGGCCACCCAGACGGCGACGCGCAGGTCGAGGGTGAGGGCGAGGATGGCGAACACCAAGACCATGCCGATCAAGGCGTTGCCGAGCAGCAGGCCGACGCGCGAGGTGATCTGCTCGCTGAGGTCGTTCCAGGCGTCGAGACGGACGCCCTTCGGCAGGCGGTGGCCTTGCTGCCAGCGGGCGATCACCCGCTGCACCGCTTGGCTGACGCGATCGGTACTGGCCCCCGGCTCCTTGAGAATGCGCAGGCCGATCGACGGCAGGCCCTGGTAGCGCATCCAGACATGGGAGGAGTCGTGGTAGCCGGCCTCGATGGAGGCGATGTCTCCCAGGGTGAGGGTGGTGCCGTCGGGGCGCGTCGAGAGGACGAGGTCGGCGAACTCGCTCGCCCAGTAGGACTGCCGGGCGGTGCGCAACATCAGGCTGCCGCCGGCGTCCCGCAACTGGCCGCTGAGGTCGATCAGCGACTCCCGGTCGATCGCCGCCGCCACCTGTTCGAGGGTCAAGCCGTGCTCGGCCAGGTGGGCATCGGCGATCTCGATGTGGACCTCCGGGTCGCGATGACCGACCCGTTCGACGCGGTCGATGCCCGGTTCCCGCTGCAGGTCTCGCCAGAGATCATGGGCGATCGCCTCGAGAACGTCCCGCCCGACGTTTCCGGAGACCTGGGTCCACAGAACCTGCTCTTCGCGGGTCTCTTTGCGGATGACCGGTCGCTCTGCCCGCGGCGGCAGGTTGGGCACCGCATCGACCCGCGCCTTGACGTCGGCCAGGAGCTGGTCGAGATCCACCTCCGGGGTCTTCTCGATGGTCAGCGTCGCCCCGTCGCCACGACTGAGGGAGGAGATCTTCTGGATGCCCGAGGTGCCCTGCAAGGCCTGCTCGAGCTTGAGGACGATGCCCTCCTCGGTGATCTCCGGGGAGCCGCTGGGAAAGAACACCTCGATGGTGACCGTCTTCGGAGGAAAGCCCGGAAAGGACTCGCGCGGCAGGCCGCGGGCGGTGACGATGCCGACGACGATGATCAGGGCCATGATCAGGTTGGCCGCCACCGGATTGGCGACGAACCAGGCGACGGGAGACGGGGTCAGCCGATCACCGGTTGTCATGGCTGTCGACGCTCCTCACCGCCAGGCCCGGAAGAAAGGACGCCATCGGATGGAGCACGACCTTCAGCCCATCTTCGGAGTCGGTGGCAAAGGGGACGAGCGCTCGGCCGTCGGCGGCGAACAGGGGGTCGACCGGGGCCTTTTCGAGGAATCCCTCGGCGTCGACGAGCCAGATTTCCTGCTGCTCCGTGATGGCGCTGGCGGGCAGCTCGAGAACGCCGTCGACGGAACGTCCGGCGAGGGTGGCGCGCAGGAAGGTGCCGGGAAACAGGGGGAACTCCTGCTCGAGGGGCCGGTCGACGATCGCGACCAGAGTGCGCTGGCGGCTTTCCCGCACCACGTGCTGCTCGATGCGGTCGACCCGCCCCTGCCAGCGGCGAGGTGGGCTGTCGGTGGTTGTCAGGTCGACCGGCCAGCCCTCCGCGAGCAGCTCCTTCTCCGGCGGTAGCAGGGCCCAGTCGCTCGCCTTCAGCGGCAGCCGAATCTCGACCTGGCGGGTGCTGTCGAGCTCGATCAGCTCGTTGCCGGGCTCGACGTAGCTGCCGAGGGCGGCGATGCGGCGCACCACGGTGGCGTCGAAGGGAGCCCGAATCTCGGTGCGGTCGAGATCCCGTTGGGCTTCGACCAGGGCCGCCTCGGCGGCCTCGACGTCGAGGCGAGCCGACTCTCGTTGGGGTTGCCTCAGCAAAAACTCCGTGGCGGGCTCGTCGCTACCGATGCGCTGCCAGTCGAGCTTCGCTTGCTGGGCGCGGAGCTCCTCTTCCGCCAGCCGGACCCGGGCTTGGCCGAGCTTGGCGCGGGCATCGGCGAGCGCCTCGAGCTGCCGGGAGCCATCGAGGGTCATCAAGACCGCGCCGCGGGCGAGGCGTCCGCCGGAATGGGCGTCGGGAGCGATGGTGGTCAGGCTGCCGGCGGTCTCGGCGGCGATGATGGTGCGGTACTGGGCTCGAGCCTCGCCGAAAGCGAGCACCGAGGGACGGGCGGTGGTCGGCTGCACGGTCACGATGGTGACCGGTGGCGCGAGGTCCGTCGGGGATGGCGCCGCCGGGCGCAGCTCCGGCGCGGCGCGGTCTTCGGCCGAGGCCGGCCGAGATTTGGAAGAGCCGAGGCTCCAGAGGCCGGCGACCACGGCGATGGTCAAGGCGGCGGCCAGCAAGATCTTCTTGTTCAACATTCAGATGGCCTCCAGGCCGAGGGCGAGACCCAGATCGATGCGATTTTGGAGGAGAGCGGTTCGGGCTTCGATGAGGCGAAGCTGGGAGTCGAAGGCGGCCCGCTGGGCGGCCAGCAGGTCGAGAATGTCGGCGAGGCCGCGGGTGTACTGCCCCTCGAAGCTGGTCAGGCTGAGCTCGGCATGGTGCTGCGACAGCTCGAGAGCGGGGAGTTGCTCGAGGAGGGAGCGCTCGGTTCCCAGGCCATTCTCGATCTCGAGCACGGCGTCGAGCAGGACGATGCGATGGGAGTAGGCCGCCTGGGCGCGGCGATACTGGGCCGCCTCGTGCTCCGCCAACAGGGCCTTGCGGTTGATCAGCGGGGCCGCGAGATTGGCGAGCAGGGTCCAGGCCGGATCGTCTTCGAGCAGCGAGTCGAGGCTCGTACCCTCGGCGGTCAGGCTGCCGGTGAGACGAAAGCCCGGCAGCAGGGCTTTGCGGGCGACCTCCTCGGCGAGCCCGGCGGCGGCGAGACGGTCGAGGGAAGCGGCGACGTCGGGCCGTTGAGCGAGGGTCTCGCCGGGCATTGGCACCAACGGTCGCCAAACCGTCGGCAAGGAGTTCGGTAGCGCGGGAGGAGCGGCCGCGAGATCCCCGAGCAAGAGGCCCAGGCGACGCCGAGACCGCGCCACGGCTTCGGCGTCTTCGCGCCCTTGGGCGCGCGAGCGGGCGAGCTCCGACTGGGCGGCGTCCCAATCGGTGACGCTGCCGAGGCCGAGGCGATAGCGTTCTCGGATGATCTCCAAGGTTTGCTCGAGGGATGCGGCGCGACGGGTTTCGATCTCCAAGCGGCGCGACCGCAGGATCTGCTCGAGGGCTGCCTGGAGAGTGCGGGCGGCCAGCGAGCTGCGCGCGGCTCGCTGGTCCGCGGCCAAGGCCGAGTGGCGGCGCTCGGCTTCCCTCACCTGATCCGCCAGGCGGCCCCAGACGTCGATCTCCCAGTCGAGGGTCAGGCCGACGGTGGTGGTCGAGGTGCTGCTGGCCTGCTCCGCCGAGCGGTCCTGGCGTTGGCCGGCGTCGAGCTCGACACCGGGTAGGCGCCGCCCCTGCGAGACGGCGAGAAGGGCCCCGGACTCGCGCAGTCGGAGCGCCGTCCGGGCGATGTCGGGATTGCCTTCGAGGGCGGCGCGGACCAGTTGCCGGAGTCGCGGATCGCCGCTCAGGCCGGCCAGCGACGTGATGGACTCCCCGGGCGCCTCGAAGGACTCACTCCAGACCGGCGGGATTCCCGCGCTCGGATCGATCTCCGGCAGGTCGACGGCGGTGGCGCAGCCGACCAGGAGGAGAACGGCAGGGAGGGCGCGCCACATCAGAACGACAGCTTGGCTTTGAGGGCGAAGCCCGGTGTGGGCTCCAGGTCCTCGCTGGAGAGAAGGAGGCCGTCGCGATCGTGGATCTTGAGCTCGCCGCCGAGACCGAAGGTCGGTCCGAGCTCGAGCTTGAAGCGATCCGGGACGCGGTACTCGTAGAGCAGGCCGGCACCGAAACGGATGAACTCGGCATAGCCGGCGGGGGCCACCTCACTGTCGTCCGCGAGGCGGGTGACGAAGCTCTGGAAATCGCCACCGAGGGCGACGGCGGAGCGTGGATTGAAGCGGTATCTCATCTCTGTCTTGGGGATTCCCAGGCTGGCGGAAAAGCCCCTTTCGGTGCCCTCGCGGTAGGAGAAGCCGAGGGCCGGGATGACTTCGTACTCGACGTCGATCGCCGTATGCCAGGAGTAGCCGGCACCGAACAGGAAGCTCCAGTCGGCGGACTTGCGCCAGATCACGGCGGCGAAGGCGTCGGCGTAGAGGGAATCGTCGCTCTCTTCCTCGTAGCTCATTCCGGCCCCGAGGGAGGTGGTGAAGAACAGGCGCTGGTTGAGCGGCCGAGTGATGGTCTTGCGCAGCTCGACGAAGCTGAGCTGCTCCCAGGGAATGGCGGCGCCATTGGCGAAGGCGAGGTCCTCGGCGCCTTCCCAGGTGAAGTCGAAGATGCCGGCCGAGAGCTCGAACCACGGCAGCCCGAGGTCGACGCTGGCGGCGTTGAGCTCGGCGGTGGCGAGGCTGTCGCTGAACTCGAGCTCGGCGATGGAGGTGAGATCGAGGCCGAGGGAGAAGCGCGGTTCACGGTAGTCGCCAGACCCCTGGGGCGATGGCTCGGTGGCATCGAGAGTCGTTGCGGTGGAGACGAGCAAGAGAGCGACGAGCGAATAGCGGACGAAGGAGGTTTTGGACTGCGGTGCTTTTCTCATGCACCGAGCCTGGAGGCTCGAGGTTGCGTTGATCTGGTGGCGACCTTACGGCTCGGCAAGGTTGGTGACATGGACGCTGTTGGCCGGCACTGCTCAGCCGTTTCGGTCACCGACCGGCAGGCGAATCTCGAAGCGCGATCCGCCTTGCGGTGGGCAGGTCACGGCGACCCTGCCGCCGTTCGCCTTGACCGCGGCCTTGACGTAGCTCAGACCCAGACCGTGGCCGGATTTCTGGCGCGAGGCGTCGGCGCGATAGAAGCGTTCGAAGATCTTCGGTCGATCGGCTTCGGGAACGCCGGGGCCCGAGTCTTCGACGAACAGCACCACATGATCCTCTCCGTAGCTTTCGACGCCGACCTCGACGGTGCCGCCGTCGGGCGTGAACTTGAGGGCGTTGTCCACCAGGTTGGCGACGGCGCGCTGCAGCGCGATGCGATCGGCGACGACCGACGGCGCCGCAACGACTCGGCTGGAAAGCGTGACGCCCTGTGACTCGGCGGCCTCGGAGTAAAGCTCCGCGACCTCCCGGACCAGCTCGGCCAGGTCGAGGTTCTCGCGCTGGTCTCGTTCACGGCCGGAGTCCAGGCGCACGATCTCGAGCATGGTCTCGAGGACCTCTTCGAGGCGGGTGGTCTCTTCGATGGCGCGCACCGCGAGGTCGCGGTAGGTCTCCGGGGAGTCGGCGCCGCGCAGGGCGATCTCGGCGGCGCTTCGAATGCGGGTCAGCGGGCTGCGAAAGTCGTGGGCGACATCGACGGTGACGAACTGCAGATCGGTGACCAGGGTGTCGATCTTGTCGAGCATGCGATTGATGGTGGCGGTGAGCTCCTGGACTTCGATCACCTGCTGGCGCTCGGGCACCCGGGCCTTGAGGGATCCGGCGAGGATCTCTTCGGCGGTGCGGGTCACGCGGCGGACGCCGCGCATCGCGCCGTGGGCCATCCACCAGGCCAGGACGGCGGTCGGCAGGGCCAAGCCAAGGACGCCCATCCACCAGTGCTGGGCGAGCTCGCCAAACAGCTTCTGGTCGTTGTCGAGCAGGACTCCGGCCTGCAGGGTCGCGCCGTCGTCGAGCTTGCGGGAGACCAGCCGCAGGGTCGTGCGTGGCCCGACGGTGAGCGTGTCGGTGCGATTCTCGCCGGGCTGCATGCGGACGGCGAGATCCTGAGCGGCCGGCTGGTCGAGGCCGTCGGCGATCGCGACGCGACCGTTGCCGTCGTAGAGGCGGAAGTAGAACTGCTCGACCGAATAGTCCTTTTCGGAGAGGTCGGCGAGGGCCTCGTCGAAAGTCTGTCCGCGGTCGACGAGCTGACCCAGCAGGGTCTCCATGGCGCGGTCGAGGCTCGCCATCATGGCGATACTCAGGATGTGGAAGACGAGCAGAAACAGAGCGATGGTGAGGGCGAGATAGGACAGGACCAGGCGGCTGGTGAGAGTGCGAAACATCGTGCGTAGGCTTTCCTTCAGCTGCCGCCGGTCGCCGCCGGCTGGGTGAGAGCCACGGGCTAGCCCGCCCTTCTCACGAGGTTTCCTCGCGAGAGGCCGTAGGTTCTTGAAGATGCAAGGCATCCGTCGCTGCCACGACTCAGCCGTACTCGACGTACTGCGAGGAGAGCAGGCGACGGAAAACGCAGCAGATTCGGGGACATACGGACGCGCAGCGGAAAGCTGGTGAGAAGGGCGGGCTAGTCCTGCCCTTCGAAGATGTAGCCCAAACCGCGGACGGTCCGGATGAGGGCTTGCGACGTGTGCCCCGCCAGCTTGGTGCGCAGGCGCGAGATCTTGGCTTCGACGACGTTGGTCTGCGGGTCGAAACCGTAGCCCCAGACATACTCCAAGATCATGGTTTTCGAGACCACGCGGCCACGATTGCGCATCAGGTATCCGAGCAGCTTGAGCTCGCCCGGCTGCAGCTCGACCTGCCGGCCGCGCACGAACAATTGATGGCGCTCGTGGTCGAGGGTCAGCTCGCCGAGGGTCAGCTTGGGAGCCAGCTCGACCCTCCCGGATCGCCGCACCAAG is drawn from Acidobacteriota bacterium and contains these coding sequences:
- a CDS encoding TolC family protein; amino-acid sequence: MWRALPAVLLLVGCATAVDLPEIDPSAGIPPVWSESFEAPGESITSLAGLSGDPRLRQLVRAALEGNPDIARTALRLRESGALLAVSQGRRLPGVELDAGQRQDRSAEQASSTSTTTVGLTLDWEIDVWGRLADQVREAERRHSALAADQRAARSSLAARTLQAALEQILRSRRLEIETRRAASLEQTLEIIRERYRLGLGSVTDWDAAQSELARSRAQGREDAEAVARSRRRLGLLLGDLAAAPPALPNSLPTVWRPLVPMPGETLAQRPDVAASLDRLAAAGLAEEVARKALLPGFRLTGSLTAEGTSLDSLLEDDPAWTLLANLAAPLINRKALLAEHEAAQYRRAQAAYSHRIVLLDAVLEIENGLGTERSLLEQLPALELSQHHAELSLTSFEGQYTRGLADILDLLAAQRAAFDSQLRLIEARTALLQNRIDLGLALGLEAI
- a CDS encoding nucleotidyl transferase AbiEii/AbiGii toxin family protein; the protein is MSASGSLETVSERLLQTLGERPWKDDFYLAGSAALSLHLSHRPVRDLDLMTRHNRLASRERRALLEDFLRFDSAMMVETARDGYLSARTGEGIGLKLFYYPYPRLAADDERLAGNPGSLVVASLLDLGLMKIAAIISRGSLRDFLDLYGLCQRLPLEELLARSPEKFSRVRDFPLQALKGLADWSVARDQPLPAWHRQPDLAVVESWFRDQVRTLGRRHVGWTGC
- a CDS encoding ATP-binding protein → MFRTLTSRLVLSYLALTIALFLLVFHILSIAMMASLDRAMETLLGQLVDRGQTFDEALADLSEKDYSVEQFYFRLYDGNGRVAIADGLDQPAAQDLAVRMQPGENRTDTLTVGPRTTLRLVSRKLDDGATLQAGVLLDNDQKLFGELAQHWWMGVLGLALPTAVLAWWMAHGAMRGVRRVTRTAEEILAGSLKARVPERQQVIEVQELTATINRMLDKIDTLVTDLQFVTVDVAHDFRSPLTRIRSAAEIALRGADSPETYRDLAVRAIEETTRLEEVLETMLEIVRLDSGRERDQRENLDLAELVREVAELYSEAAESQGVTLSSRVVAAPSVVADRIALQRAVANLVDNALKFTPDGGTVEVGVESYGEDHVVLFVEDSGPGVPEADRPKIFERFYRADASRQKSGHGLGLSYVKAAVKANGGRVAVTCPPQGGSRFEIRLPVGDRNG
- a CDS encoding efflux RND transporter periplasmic adaptor subunit, whose translation is MLNKKILLAAALTIAVVAGLWSLGSSKSRPASAEDRAAPELRPAAPSPTDLAPPVTIVTVQPTTARPSVLAFGEARAQYRTIIAAETAGSLTTIAPDAHSGGRLARGAVLMTLDGSRQLEALADARAKLGQARVRLAEEELRAQQAKLDWQRIGSDEPATEFLLRQPQRESARLDVEAAEAALVEAQRDLDRTEIRAPFDATVVRRIAALGSYVEPGNELIELDSTRQVEIRLPLKASDWALLPPEKELLAEGWPVDLTTTDSPPRRWQGRVDRIEQHVVRESRQRTLVAIVDRPLEQEFPLFPGTFLRATLAGRSVDGVLELPASAITEQQEIWLVDAEGFLEKAPVDPLFAADGRALVPFATDSEDGLKVVLHPMASFLPGLAVRSVDSHDNR
- a CDS encoding efflux RND transporter permease subunit, whose translation is MTTGDRLTPSPVAWFVANPVAANLIMALIIVVGIVTARGLPRESFPGFPPKTVTIEVFFPSGSPEITEEGIVLKLEQALQGTSGIQKISSLSRGDGATLTIEKTPEVDLDQLLADVKARVDAVPNLPPRAERPVIRKETREEQVLWTQVSGNVGRDVLEAIAHDLWRDLQREPGIDRVERVGHRDPEVHIEIADAHLAEHGLTLEQVAAAIDRESLIDLSGQLRDAGGSLMLRTARQSYWASEFADLVLSTRPDGTTLTLGDIASIEAGYHDSSHVWMRYQGLPSIGLRILKEPGASTDRVSQAVQRVIARWQQGHRLPKGVRLDAWNDLSEQITSRVGLLLGNALIGMVLVFAILALTLDLRVAVWVAMGLPVSFGGAFLVMDRFGLSLNDLTTFGMIVALGLVVDDAVVVGESIHATQRQLGSSLASTVRGVHRVAVPTIFGVLTTVAAFSVLGLVKGDFGLVFSQFALVTAGCLLFSLLESKLILPAHLAHLRPGDRPGSRLGRQWARVQNLFSRAFDRLTVHYKGFLEQALKRRYLALGGILVLTAITLGLVASGWVRSTFFPDIPGELVTATLEMEDSAGFGLTERNLARLEASLERTGRRLAGERPLFASIQTHMTGDRTGEVKVELTPHLETLAPRDIADAWRLETGHLEGAETLIFSADFDAFPAISLEVSASEEASLAAAHGEILAGLREIPGVRDVRDNLSPGRSELQLELTAEGRALGLTTGRLADQIQRAFLGYEVQRFQRGPDEVRVRVRYPESDRSSPGDLTKARVRLPSGEAVPLSQVASARFRAATASITRVDGRRVSTIDADVDRAVSSPEEVFARLEEELLPALRSRYPDIEIRQEGELAEIAETTASIALMLALALASIYALIAIPLKSYTQPILIMAVIPFGILGAILGHWIHGLPMSILSFFGLLALSGIVVNDSLLLVALFNRRRQAGDDPPTAWINAGSQRLRAIVLTSITTFAGLAPLILETNEHAQYLIPAAVSIAYGILLATGITLIILPVFQVVADDARRVLGRWLRPAAASKPVFD